Proteins co-encoded in one Cinclus cinclus chromosome Z, bCinCin1.1, whole genome shotgun sequence genomic window:
- the MRPL17 gene encoding large ribosomal subunit protein bL17m, whose translation MRLSVAAAISHGRVYRRFGLSPRSRLDLLRNLVTALVRHERIETPWARADEMRGYAERLIDYAKRGDEDERAMRMADFWLTEKDLIHKLFKVLAPRFQPHPGSYTRLLQIPSRDGLDRAKMAVIELKGNPLPPLVRPRRGSDKTLLNQLLKGYRQDAQRAAAARGTPV comes from the exons ATGCGGCTGTCGGTGGCGGCCGCCATCTCTCATGGCCGCGTGTACCGGCGGTTCGGGCTCAGCCCGCGGTCGCGCCTGGACCTGCTGCGGAACCTGGTGACAGCGCTGGTGCGGCATGAGCGCATCGAGACGCCCTGGGCGCGGGCCGACGAGATGCGCGGCTACGCCGAGCGG CTCATCGACTACGCCAAGCGGGGGGACGAGGACGAGCGCGCCATGCGCATGGCGGATTTCTGGCTGACC GAGAAGGATCTCATCCACAAGCTGTTCAAAGTGCTGGCGCCCCGCTTCCAGCCGCACCCCGGCAGCTACACGCGGCTGCTGCAGATCCCCAGCCGGGACGGGCTGGACCGCGCTAAGATGGCGGTGATCGAGCTGAAGGGGAACCCGCTCCCGCCGCTCGTCCGCCCGCGCCGCGGCTCCGACAAGACGCTGCTGAACCAGCTGCTCAAGGGATACCGGCAGGACGCGCAGAGGGCGGCCGCCGCCCGCGGCACTCCCGTCTAG